A section of the Posidoniimonas corsicana genome encodes:
- a CDS encoding glycoside hydrolase family 13 protein translates to MPAHAPLSSPPLLRWVVLLIATLGGRALAQVGDHEVALRTDPTPSRTSTMPDWAVGAVFYQVFPERFCNGDATNDPTRQSLESPDRVPVDWKVSPWTGDWYARAAWEKSLGADFFEHGVFDRRYGGDLQGVIDKLDYLQDLGVDALYLNPVFYARSLHKYDAAAFHHIDPHFGPDPAGDFEAMSRETPDPATWRWTAADKLFLELLRRAHDRNIRIVVDGVFNHTGREFFAFADLRKKQEQSIYKDWYIVQSFDNPATDADEFAYRGWWGVESLPEFADNAAGDNLHPGPKEYILAVTRRWMDPDGDGDPSDGVDGWRLDCAGEAPVGFWQEWHRTVRRINPHAYTVAEHWLDAADFVRQAGFSATMNYHGFAFPIKGFLVDDCLSPSDAARMLVERAARFPADTRGGLMSLVDSHDTDRLASMIVNAQGDHPYAEPDRFDYDVSSRVSPRLRSDYDLRKPTARERRIQRMVAVMQATYPGAPTFYYGTEAGMWGADDPCDRMPMVWPHARHDDQQAHPGGADRSSDPVAFDNELHRFYRSLIELRRGSPALQRGVMSIVATDDAQRVLAFRRSDGKRTCLAVFNRGESAAEVALPVPTGAYDVVFAASGAPSQSSSVRIGETLNVRLPGLEAVVLELQPSDR, encoded by the coding sequence ATGCCCGCCCACGCTCCACTGTCGTCACCTCCCCTGCTCCGCTGGGTCGTGCTGCTGATAGCAACCCTAGGGGGTCGGGCGCTGGCGCAGGTCGGCGACCACGAGGTCGCCCTCCGCACCGACCCGACGCCCAGCCGGACCAGCACGATGCCGGACTGGGCGGTCGGCGCCGTTTTCTACCAGGTCTTCCCCGAACGGTTCTGCAACGGCGACGCCACGAACGACCCGACGCGTCAATCGCTCGAATCGCCCGACCGCGTGCCGGTCGATTGGAAAGTCTCGCCCTGGACCGGCGACTGGTACGCCCGCGCCGCGTGGGAGAAGAGCCTCGGCGCCGACTTCTTCGAGCACGGTGTTTTTGACCGGCGCTATGGAGGCGACCTGCAAGGGGTCATCGACAAGCTCGACTACCTGCAGGACCTGGGCGTCGATGCGCTGTACCTGAACCCCGTGTTCTACGCCCGATCGCTGCACAAGTACGACGCCGCCGCTTTCCACCACATCGACCCACACTTCGGCCCCGACCCCGCCGGCGACTTTGAGGCGATGTCACGCGAGACGCCCGACCCGGCGACCTGGCGCTGGACGGCGGCCGACAAGCTGTTCCTGGAGCTGCTCCGCCGCGCGCACGATCGCAACATCCGGATCGTGGTGGACGGCGTCTTCAACCACACGGGCCGCGAGTTCTTCGCGTTCGCCGACCTGCGCAAGAAGCAGGAGCAATCAATCTACAAGGACTGGTATATCGTGCAGTCCTTCGACAACCCCGCGACCGATGCCGACGAGTTCGCCTACCGCGGCTGGTGGGGCGTCGAGTCACTGCCGGAGTTTGCAGACAACGCCGCCGGCGACAACCTGCACCCGGGACCCAAGGAGTACATCCTGGCCGTAACGCGCCGCTGGATGGACCCCGATGGCGACGGCGACCCGTCCGATGGCGTGGACGGCTGGCGCCTGGACTGCGCGGGCGAGGCGCCCGTCGGGTTCTGGCAGGAGTGGCACCGGACCGTGCGGCGGATCAATCCCCACGCCTACACGGTCGCCGAGCACTGGCTGGACGCCGCCGATTTCGTGCGGCAGGCCGGCTTCTCCGCGACGATGAACTACCACGGGTTCGCGTTCCCCATCAAAGGATTCCTGGTCGACGACTGCCTCAGCCCCAGCGACGCGGCCCGCATGCTGGTCGAGCGGGCGGCCAGGTTCCCCGCAGACACGCGGGGTGGGCTGATGTCGCTGGTCGACTCGCACGACACCGACCGGCTGGCGTCGATGATCGTCAACGCCCAGGGCGACCACCCCTACGCAGAGCCTGACCGCTTTGACTACGACGTCAGCAGCCGGGTCTCGCCCCGGTTGCGGAGCGACTACGACCTCCGCAAGCCAACCGCACGCGAGCGTCGCATCCAACGGATGGTGGCGGTCATGCAGGCCACCTACCCCGGCGCCCCCACGTTCTACTACGGCACCGAGGCGGGCATGTGGGGCGCCGATGACCCGTGCGACCGGATGCCGATGGTCTGGCCCCACGCGCGTCATGACGACCAGCAGGCCCACCCGGGCGGCGCCGACCGTTCGTCCGACCCGGTCGCCTTCGACAACGAACTGCACCGCTTCTACCGGAGCCTGATCGAACTGCGCCGCGGGTCGCCGGCCCTGCAGCGCGGCGTGATGAGCATCGTCGCGACCGACGACGCCCAGCGGGTGCTTGCGTTCCGACGCTCCGACGGCAAGCGGACCTGCCTGGCGGTGTTCAACCGCGGCGAGTCGGCGGCGGAGGTCGCCTTGCCAGTTCCGACCGGCGCGTACGACGTCGTGTTCGCCGCTTCTGGCGCCCCCTCGCAGTCGTCAAGTGTCCGCATTGGGGAAACGCTCAACGTGAGGCTCCCGGGCCTCGAGGCGGTGGTGCTGGAGCTCCAGCCCTCCGACCGGTAG